The nucleotide sequence ACCGACGGCATATAGGATGTAAGTTTTACAAACTGTTTTATATCTATTATGCCCTCGTTGACCAGTTTAAGTGTGAGTGGTATTAATGTTTGGAGACCGATAACACCGTTCGGAGCATTGTCGAATTCCACAAATTTTTCATCCGGATGATGAGGGGCGTGATCTGTCGCAATGATATCAATTGTCCCGTCTTTCAACGCTTCTTTTATGCATATTACATCCTCTTTTGTCCGTAAGGGCGGGTTCATTTTGTAATTTGTATCATAATTGAGCAGCTCCTCTTCAGTAAAAGTAAAATGATGGGGGGCGGCTTCACATGTTACATTTAATCCCTGGTCTTTTGCTCTGCGTATTAAATCCACTGAGCCTTTTGTGCTGACATGGGCAATATGAATATGAGCGCCGGTAAGTTTTGAAAGGAGAATATCTCTGGATATCATTATTTCTTCTGCTTCTGCAGGTATCCCTTTTAAGCCGGTTATTGTTGAAACTTTCCCTTCATTTATTACGCCGCTTCCCGCCAGTGATATATCTTCAGAATGGCTTATAATGAAAGCTCCTATGCCTGAAGCATATTCTAAAGCTCTCCGCATAACTTCGCTTGAAAGTACGGGCAATCCGTCATCTGAAAAGGCCAAGGCTCCGGCTTTTTTCATTTCTCCCATCTCGGCAAGCTCTTCACCGTTCATTTTCTTTGTTATCGAGCCGACAGGGAAAATGTCTATTTTGCCGTATTCCCGGGCTTTCTCAATCATGTAAGATGTCACGGACTCGTTGTCGTTTACAGGTTTGGTGTTTGCCATGGGGAAACAGGTGGTAATTCCACCGGCTGCAGCTGCATCACTTCCTGAAAAGATGTCTTCTTTATATTCAAATCCCGGATCCCTGAAATGTACATGCATGTCGATAAGGCCGGGGAGAATATAATTACCTTTGCAGTCAATCTCCTTTAGGTTGTCATCGGCTTTTATATTGGAAGAAACACCGGAAATTTTACCATTTTTAATTAAGATATCGGTATCTTTTTCACTATCGTAATTTATCACTTTTCCGTTTTTTAATAATAAATCCATTATCTTACCTCCGTTTTGATTCCAAGAAGATATAAAACAGCCATCCTGACTGCAACGCCGTTTTCAACCTGTTCAAGTATTACCGACTGTGCTGAATCTGCAGCGTTGCTGGCAAGCTCCACACCTCTGTTTATAGGACCTGGGTGCATTATCAGTGCATCTTTTTTAGCAAGTTTCATTTTTTCAGCGTTAAGGCCGTAAAGCCTTGAATATTCCTTTACAGAAGGAAGGAGTGTTTTTGACTGCCGCTCCATCTGTATTCTCAGCATCATTACCACATCAGTGTTTTCAAGAGCTTCTTCAATGCTGCTGCATATTTTGCATCCAAAGGGTTCCGGATGTGCAGGCATCATCGTTTTAGGGCCGAAAAGTTTTACATTCATACCAAGTTTTTGCATTGCCCAAATGTTAGACCTTGCAACTCTGCTGTGCGTTATATCTCCGATTATTGCAACATTGAGATTTGCAAAATCATTTTTATGCTCTTTGATTGTTAACAAATCAAGGAGAGCCTGAGTCGGATGCTCGTTTGTTCCATCCCCAGCGTTAACCACTCTGGCACAAGTGTTTTCCGCAATAAATTTGACTGAGCCTGAAAAAGCATGACGTACAACAAAAACATCTGTATTCATTGATTCTATATTTTTTACCGTGTCTATAAGTGTTTCTCCTTTGGAGGTACTGCTGGAGGAAGAGGAAAAATTAATTGTGTCAGCAGAAAGCCTTTTGCCGGCTATTTCGAAAGATGTTCGGGTTCTGGTTGACGGCTCGAAAAAAAGATTTACCACAGTTCTGCCTTTCAATGTGGGTACTTTTTTGACATCCCGTTTGCCTATCTCTTTGAATTTTTCTGCAGTCTCAAGAATAAACAGAATTTCTTCAGCGCTTAAATCTTTTAATCCAACCAGATCTTTTCTGTTAAAACTCATATTTACACTCCGTCCTCGTTTTTTTCAATACTGACAGAATCCACTTTATCCAATTCTTTGAGTTTCACATTGATCTTTTCATCAAGGCTTGTGGGAACATATTTGCCTGTGAAGTCGGCTTGTATCGGCAGCTCTCTGTGTCCTCTGTCTATAAGACAGGCGAGTATTATTTTTTCCGGCCTGCCAAAGTCGATAATTGCATCCAGAGCTGATCTGACTGTTCTGCCGGTGAAGATTACATCGTCAATAAGAATAATGTTTTTCCCCTTTACCCTGAAATCAATTTCAGTACCTGATAACAAAGGATAATCCGCTATTTCTGTTAAATCGTCCCTGTAAAGGGTGATATCCAGATATCCCACGGGTGCTTTTTTGCCGCTGTGTTCCTTTATTTTGTCATTAATTCTGTCTGCCAGAATAGCCCCTCTTCTTTTTATCCCGATCAGAGCAATATTCTCAAAATTGCTGCATTTTTCAAGAATTTGAAAAGTAATCCGAGTGATAATGCTGTCCAATTCATGTTTATTCAAAATTTCCTTTTCTATCTTCCCGGTTTTTGACTTTTCATTGTTGTTATTCATGATACCTCCTGATATATACGCATAGATAAAAAAAAGAGCTTCCCAGCTAACTGCTGAAAAGCTCTTTAGATTTTATATTCATAATTTTTATGCGGATAATCATTTTTAACCTCACTTTTCAACAATATCTTTATAAAATGGATATGTCAATAATATTTTAGAGATGAGACTTTGAGATATCGTCACACTGTAGCATCTGAGTAAATTTATCCACCACTTGGCAGATGTTATAGCATGACCAAACAGAGTTTCTCAAAAGTCTTCAGATGGATAATGAATTATATTTTAACAAGTTTGCCTATAATTAAAAAAGGCTTTTTAGGCCAATTGCCTTATTTTATATTGAAAATAATATAAATCATATTATAATGTAATGATTTTTCTGGAAAAAATCAGAGGAGGAAATAATGAATTATCTTAAATCAAACGATGCCTTGGGAACTGTGAACAGAGGCAATCCTGCGGAGTCAGGACTTTGTACTTTATGTCTTGCGGACTGCAAAGGTAAATGTGAAACATGGCTGTCCAGTATACGCGGACGTAAAATGCTTTACCCCAGAGATTTTGGAGAAAGTACCTCCGGAAGTTTAAATACCAATCATGTGGGTGTTTCATATTCAAATCTCAGAATACAGGGATACCTTTACGGATCAGAGGGGATACCTGCAGGGCTTACGAACGATCCTGATGACTGCATATTTCCTAACGCTTCCACTGAAACGGAATTTGGAGCAGAGGTTAAGACAAAAGTAAAAGTTCCTTTTATTACCGGGGCTCTGGGGTCCACATTTATTGCAGAAAAATACTGGGATTCAATGGCTATAGGAGCTGCTTTGGTTGGGTTCCCGATAGTTATAGGTGAAAATGTCGTTGGTGTTGATCAGGAATCAGAGATTAAAAACGGCAAAATTGTAAAAGCACCGGAATTAGATAGAAGGATAAACTCTTTTCTCAGATATTATGACGGTTATGGAGCCGTAATTGTTCAGATGAATGTAGAAGATACCCGTAACGGCGTTGCCGAATATCTGATAGAAAAATTCGGAGACAAAGTAATACTTGAATTAAAATGGGGACAGGGAGCCAAATGCATAGGGGGCGAAATCCAGGTGAATGATCTGGATTATGCCATTTTTCTTAAAAACAGGGGTTATATAGTTGATCCTGATCCAACTAAGAAAGAAAACCAGGAAGCCTTTTATAAGCATGCTATCACCAGCTTTGCAAGGCACAGCAGACTCGGTTTTACTGACCTGGATTCGCCTGATGCTGTTCATGATTTTTTTGTGGAGGAAGTAGCCAGGTTGAGAAAACTGGGTTTTGAACGTATAACACTGAAGACGGGTGCATACGGGATGAGAGAGTTGGCGATGGCTGTTAAACTTGCTTCTGAAGCAGGTTTGGATTTGCTTACAATTGACGGTTCCGGCGGTGGGACAGGTATGAGCCCTTGGAATATGATGGAAAGCTGGGGTGTTCCTTCCATACATCTACACTCAAAGGCTTATGAGTATGCAAAAATTGTGAAGGAAAAAACAGGCAGGGTTGTGGATTTGTCTTTCGGCGGTGGTTTTGCAAACGAAGATCAGATTTTTAAATCTCTGGCTCTTGGAGCTCCTTTTGCAAAACTTGCATGCATGGGGCGCTCCATGATGATTCCAGCTTTTTTGGGATCAAATATTGAAGGGGCTATTCATAAAACAAGAAAAAACAGGGTCTTTGGTCATTGGGACAAACTTCCCTCTTCAATAACCCAATTCGGCGCATATCCTGAAGAAATATTTGCAAATTACTATGAAGTCGAGGAAAAAGTTGGTAAAGATGAGATGCGTAATATTCCTTTCGGAGCGATAGGAGTGTGGACATTGTGTGATAAGTTGAAGGGAGGCATACAGCAGTTTATGTCAGGAGCCCGAAAGTTTGCTCTTTCCGAGATTTCCAGGGATGATATTATGTCCGGAAACACGGAAACTGCCGAAGTAACTAAAATCCCTTTTATGACAGAAATCAATGATGAAGCTGCAAAAGAGATTTTAAAGAAATAAATTAAGTAGTTAACCCTGAAAAAGGTATATTTTCTTAAAATTTGCCAATATTTTTGTTTATTAAATGTAAACTATACATATATTTTGGCATACTTTTTATCCAGAAACACTTCGTTTGCAAAATTTGCTAATTTTTTTGCAATATTATCCATAAATTTTTTGAGAAAAAATAAAAGAAAGGCCAGTATCAGCCTTAAATTATGTCCACTTGCTGCCAAAATCGCATTAGCTTTATCTCCCTCTTTGCCTTTCAGATAATTTCTGTCCATCCGGTTATCTCGCTTAGTATGACCTATCGTCGCCTCAACACAACTTCGTCTTTTCAATAACCTCTTAAAATTAACTTTGAATTTCTTCATACTGCGTGGAACTACATGGACTTTTGCATCCCCTCTATAATTGTGCTTCCTGTAACCCAAATCTACCAATATCGTATCTATTGTACCGTTACTACCCAAAAGGGTTTTTGCTTCACATAAATTCTCTTCTAATGTATGACCGTCATAAGGATTGCCGTGAAATGATTTGCAACTCAGTATAAAATTCTTCTTCAATGTACCAACAAAACCTACTTTGTTACCAAACTCATACCTCTTATGGCTCTTGCCCTTGCTAATGCACTCAACCTCTGGACTGTGAAGACTGTAAAGTTTGTTCTTGCTCTTTTTACTCCGATTCCACAAACTCTCGTAAAATAACTTTAGCTGTTGAAACTCATCCGAATTCCTCAATTCCTCAGGTAAAACCCTTTCTATAGAACGATATAATTTGCCCATCTTTGTCTTCATCTTTTTTACTGCCTTACCCGCTCTCTTGTACTGTTTCGCATGAACATAGCCACTATATTTCATCAATAGCTTCTTGCCGGAATATTCATGTGTCTCCTTTAACCTTATCTCATGCTTCTTTGAAAATTTCACAAGATATTTGATCATTGTATAAAAAAGTTTTATGTCCGTTGGAAACGTTATGTTCTTTTCCTGCACCGTCGTATCTGCAGCTACTTTCTTTACGTCATTCTTATTAAGATAACCACTACGAAAAGCAGTGTTAATTGTCTCCTCTAAAAACTTCAACAAATCTTCTTCTTTTAAACGATTCCGAAATCTTGTCATGCTGGTTGGATTTATCGGCACCTTTGTCTGGAATACCTTTTCTCCAGTGAAGTACTGCCAGTAAGGGTTTTCTTTCCAGCCATGCACCACGTCTTCATCACTCAAATTGTACGTGTATTTCAAATAATGAAACCCAACCATCATACGCATTGGAATTCCTGGGCGACCATCGTTACGGTGATAAAGACTGCCAAATTCTTTCTCAAAATATTCCCAGTCTATTTTATCTGCTAATTGTATTAATGGATGTTTCATATCTATAATGTTAACAAGCAGTGGTTCTAAAAGCTCTTGTGTCGTCGAATCTTGCTTCTTAGGACGCATATAATCCCCCGGGTTTTTTGCTTATTCCTTTACTTTTCTGTGGGATTACTTTAGCATATTTCCTTGGTTAACTCAAGTATTATCAAATAGTTATCTAGTTTCTCAGGGCTAACTAAGTAAAAATGCCCCGGTACCGGGGCATTTTTTAAATTCCTTCGGAAGTCTTTTTAATCTTACTGTTTTTTCTGAGAAGATATCGGTTGAGAGCATTAAGGTAAGCTTTGGCACTGGCTTCAACAACGTCTGTGGAATATCCTCTTCCGGTTATTTCGTTTCCGGATTTTTCAAAATCCACACTTACTACAACTTCACCCTGAGCATCTTTACCTGCTGTTACAGCATTAATACGGTACTTTTTCAATCTGCCGGGGATACCTGTAATTCTTTCTATTGCCTTAAATGAGGCATCAACAGGACCGTCACCAGTTGAAGCATCGGTGGTGATATTTCCTTTTTCGTCCACAATCTGAACTGTAGAAGTTGGAATAGATGTGTTTCCGCTGACAATATTGAGATATTCCAGGGAGTAAAATTCTTTTGCTTCGGAAATCTGGTTTTCGATAATTGTCTCAAGATCCTCGTCGTATACTTCTTTCTTTTTGTCGGCCAGTTCTTTAAATTTTGCAAAGGCTTTTTCCAAATCATATGATTGAAGCTCAAATCCAAGATCCTGCAGTCTTTGCACAAAAGCATGTCTTCCGGAATGTTTTCCGAGAACAAGTTTATTGGATGGAAAACCCACACTTTCCGGGGTCATGATTTCATAAGTGGTCCTTTCCTTGAGTACACCGTCCTGGTGGATACCTGCTTCATGAGCAAACGCATTTTTACCCACAATCGCTTTATTCGGTTGAACTTCCACGCCGGTGATGGAAGTGAGGAGTCTGCTTGCTCTGTAAAGCTCCGAGGTGTTAACTGTACAGTTAACATAGTCAAAAAGATCCTTTCTCACATAAAGTGACATAACAACCTCTTCCAATGAAGCATTGCCGGCTCTTTCTCCGATTCCATTAATAGTGCATTCGACTTGTCTTGCTCCTGCCTTGATTGCTGCAAGTGAATTTGCAACGGCAAGACCCAGGTCATTGTGGCAGTGAACACTGATATTGGCTTTGTCTACATTGGGCACTTTATTCATAATTGTGCTGATTATCTGTTCAAACTCTATAGGAGCAGTATACCCTACGGTATCAGGAATATTTACGGTTTTTGCTCCTGCGTTTATAACCGTTTCCACAACCCTGCACAAAAAATCCAAATCTGTCCTTGTGGCGTCTTCTGCGCTGAATTCAACATCTTCACACAGATTTCTCGCAAATTTTACAGAATCTTCAGCGATAGTCAGCACTTCCTCTTTATCTTTTTTGAGTTTATGTTTCATATGAATATCCGAGGTTGCTATAAAAGTGTGAATTCTTGCCCTTGGAGCACTTTGTAAAGCTTCCCATCCGTCTTCTATGTCTTTTTTGTTCGCTCTGCAAAGTCCGGCAACTCCGATCTCTTTTACTGATTCAGCCACCTTTTTTACAGCTTCAAAGTCACCCACAGATGAAATGGGAAATCCAGCCTCAATAACGTCAACTCCGAGCTTTTCCATCTGCAATGCCAATCTCACCTTTTCATCAACATTCATACTGAATCCCGGTGCCTGTTCGCCGTCTCTTAATGTTGTGTCGAAAATCACCAATTTTTCACTCATTTTGATCCTCCTTTTTTGTTTTCATATATAAAAAAAGCCCCAACCCCGGAAGAGGGCTGAGGCTTTATATATTTAGCTGACTTTTTTAGCTAAATGCGCCTTTCCTCCAGGGTTTTACCCATCTTACCCAATTTTAGCAGAGATAGCAGCAGACCGGATAGGACATAAAGTATAAAAAAGAGAAAAAGAAACATTTCGGGATAAAGACCTATTATAAATATCAGAAGAACAAAAATCACCATTAAGTTAAACGTTTTGATACCGTGGTAGTCGAACTTTTTGAAGCTGAAGTAGGGGAAATTGCTTACCATAAGGAAAGCCAGAACATATATTAAAAATACAAAGCCAATGGATATGGAAAAATTTGCCGCATTACCGATTAACTGGTTTATAAAAAGCAGTGTTGAAGCTATCAAACCTGCAGCTGCAGGAATAGGGAGTCCCACAAAAAATTTTGATGAAATTTTCTTTGTCTGAACATTAAAACGTGCAAGTCTCAGAGCTCCGCATGCAATGAATAAAAAAGCGGCCATCCATCCCAGTCTTCCGTAAGGCATTAAAAGCCATTTATAAAGTAAAAGGGCGGGGGCTATTCCAAAAGAAACAAGATCACTTAATGAATCCAGCTGAATACCGAAATCACTTGTTGCGTTCATAAGTCTCGCTATTTTCCCGTCGATACCGTCAAAAAAGAAAGCGACAAGTATTGCATAGGCGGCAAACTCAAAATTACCCCGTTCGGTGGCAATTATGGAATAAAATCCGCTGAACATAGCCATTATTGTAATAAAGTTGGGGATTACATGTTCTTTTTTCATTTATCCGTTATACCTCGCGATAATCGTCTCCCCTGCTTTCACCTTTTCACCTTCTGCAACGGCCGGCTGAAATCCTGCCGGGAGATAGTGGTCGAAACGGGAAGAGAATTTGATTATACCCAGTCTATCCCCCATCGGCACGTCCATTGCTTTTTCAGCATAGCAGACAGTGCGTCTTGCAACAAGACCTGCCACTTGCTTAAATACAGCTTTTCCGTACTTTGTTTCCACAGTAATTATATTTTGCTCGTTTTCAAAAGAACTTTCCTTTTTATCCGCCGGGATAAATTTTCCGGATTTATGTGTAATATCAGTTACCTTGCCTGATAAAGGCATACGGTTTACATGAACATTAAATATATTCATAAATACACTGATTTTGGTGAAAATCTCCCCGTCAAATTCTTCCCGGCTAATGTCAACTATTTTCCCGTCAGCTCCTGATAATGCAATGTCATCAAAAGGAGGGATACGTCTTTCGGGATCCCGGAAAAAAATTATAAAAAATACGAGTAAAACTATTAAAAGGAATATTAAAAATCCCTCAGGGATTATTGCCAGTATTAAAACTGCTGCAGCTGCAGTCAATATAAAAGGATATCCTTCTTTGGCTATCAATCTTTACCTCATTAAAAATATAATTACAAAATTATATATTGTTTATACTAAATATCAATGAAAAGTTACTGCTTTAATTTTGCATTAGAAAATAACAAACTCCGATTTTGATATTTTTCCTGTTGTTTTTAAAATACAAGAAAAGATTTTCCAAATATTACTTCATTCATACTTTACTAAAGCATAAATTTTCTCCATTTACACCGTTTTTAGACACAGCAATACTGCCTATTGCCTGAATTGTCCACAAAGTTAACATAAGTAAAGAAAAAAGGTCACAACATTAAACATTCTGTCCTCCACTGTTCCATTTTTTTGAACATATCCACACTGCAGCACAACTTCAGTTTATTACCGCCGTGGGACACAAGTTTCCCCGCTATAGATATGACCTGATAACGTATACTACCCATCTCTTTATTTTTATAGACACCTCCCATTATGATTCGTTTGAGGTACATAATCAGATTATATGCCAGTATTCCTGTCTTAAACCATAAGCCGTTACCCGCAAGATTACCCGAAGGAAAGCTTTTTAAATTAAAACCATACTTTGCTTCTTTTATATTGTATTCACAAACACCGCGCAAATTATAAAAATGTACCACCTTTTCTGCATCCAGTTTTGAATTAGTTGCAATAACACGATATTCATATTTATCACCAAGAAGCTCCGGAACTGTGGGGTTGTCTGACTCAATTTTCTTACGAACAACTATTATATATACGGAAACTCTCCTTAGTGTTTTCCATACAGTGAATAAACTCTGCTATTTCCTCATTATCGCTTTCATCTCCATACCTATTTCTATATCTTTTCCATGAATCAGATGGTATATGATTTATTCCTTTACGAACTGAACTATCAAGGTCACCTCCTATAAAAAACGTTAAATCGTTATCAAAACAGTAATTCAATACTTTAGATTGGTAACCGGCAGAATCATTACGAACATTGGATACTTCTATACCACAAGATTCAAGATATTTATGGACTCTCTGAAGCTGTTCAAGTATGCCAACCTGGGCACTTACATTGCCTTCCCGAAATTCCTCGTCTATACAATAACCGCTCTCTCCTATAAAACACGTCATAGAACTGTATGCTTTAAATTTCTTATAACAATACTTGGCATCCCTTTTATACACCTTTGCATAAGTGGCGTCCTGATCCAGAGTAACTGAAAATAAATTTTCTCTTTTTAAAGCATCTTTCACTATTTTATAGTTGAGACTGCCCAGTTTGCTGATTGTTTTATTAACTGCTACTTCATCCAACATGCTTTCTGTTTTTGAAAAATACCTACTGATGCTGGAACTATCCGGGATATCTTCAATACCGCTGATATAGCTTAAAACCTTATCAAAAGAAAGTTTGTCGATATCACTGAAACTCCTGCCACCGCATATCATCGATAGAATAACGAAACCTTTGCACAAGAAAAAATGAAAACATTTGAAGTTAATATATTTTATCTTTACTATTATGATATTATGTGATAATATGTATTATTTATTAAAGACAAAAGGAGTTGTTATGGAAAAGTACATAGAACCCACAGTATTAGATTCAATGTTAGACTTTAAAGCTAATGATTCGACTTATCTTGATAAGATAAATTCACTTATAGACTGGAAGAAAGTAAAATCAATCCTTGATAAGAAATACAGATGGACTAAGAACACATCTGGCAGCAGAGCTTATTCCCCGTTACTTTTGTTTAAAATACTTTTAGTACAGTCGTGGGAAAAGCTGAGTGACCCTCAGGCTGAATTTGCCTTAAAGGATCGGTTGTCAGTAATAAGATTTGTAGGAGTAAGTGTATCCGGAGAAGTTCCGGATCACAGTACCATCAGCAGGTTTCGGAGCAGATTACTTGAATTGGAGATATTTGACGAGTTATTTTCAGAGATAAACAGGCAGTTATCGGAATTAAATTTAATAGTGAAAAGCAGGAAGGAAGCGATAATAGATGCGACATTGGTAGAGTCCTCGTGCCGTCCCCGTAAAGTAGTAAATGATATTGCAGAAGATCGGCATGAAGGAGATGATGACAATGATAGTTCCTGTGGTGGTTCCGGAGGGAATAATGAAAGCAACATAAGTTATTCGAAGGACACTGATGCGAGTTGGTTAAAGAAGGGTAATAGAGCGTATTATGGCTACAAACAATTTTTCTGTGTAAATTCGGACGGTTATATATTGGGAGAAATGGTAAAGAGTGCCAGAGAGAGTGAGGTGCGGAATTTGGCACCTTTATTACAAAAGCTTAATTTGCCTAAGGGAACGGCAATATATGCAGATAAAGGCTACAGCAGTGAATCTAACCGCAAAGACATATCAGGAACCTATGCAGATATGATAATGTATAAGGCAGCGCGGAATAAGCCACTTACAGGATTTCAGAAATTTCATAACAAGGCAGTAAGCAAGGTTCGTTATGTCGTTGAGCAGGCAATTGGATTGATTAAGCTTCATTTTGGTTATACTCGTAGCCGATTTATAGGTATTGATAAGGTTAGGCTGGAATTGTCTATACATTGTATGGCATATAATCTGAGAAAGGGTGCTTTAAGAATGATTTGACAAGATTTAACCATACAGGTGTGTCCAAAATTACCTATTTTGGACAATTTGAGGCAATTTAAACAAACAAATACCTTTGTTTTTGCTGATAATGTTGTTTAAAAAAGTGGTAGTTAACAAATTTAGCTGCAAAATTAATGAAATTTAAAAATATTAGGATGATTCAAAAGTCTCTAACAGGAATTATTTTAGAAGATGGCGGTTTGCCTCTGTTAGAGCCTGGATGATCAAGTTCTTTATCAAGGAAATCTCGGATGCCCATCTTATCTAACAGTGGGATTAACAAAGATATTCCACCAAATGGGGTAATTTTATCATTGCTTCTTTCTAATTTGTAGTTTAGTTTGCTCATTGTAAGTCACCTTTTTGGTTGTGGTTTTTGTTTTCTTAAAACCTTAATCTACAACATCTTAAAGGTGGCTTGCAACTCCTAATGCAATCTTAAAGTACTGCCGCATTCCCATATTTTTTATAGATATGGGAATAGTAGGACGTTATGAAAGTAAAATGGTGAGATAAAGAAGTTGTTATTTGTATTTTGGTATATTAGTTATTGGTGAAAACAATTAACTACTTTTTTTTTCTCACCACGCATTTCGCATCACGGCTAACTTATTGTTAAGTTTTAATCTGCTGGTGTAACACAGGCAGACCTGCAGTCTGCCTGTATTTTATATCAGCAGCTTTTTGAATTATTAATTTTTCTCTTTGTCCACTATCTTTGATTTGCCCAGCCAGCTCATCATTTCGCGCAGCTTTTTACCCACCACTTCAACCTGATGCTCGTTGCCTCTTTTTGTCAATGCGTCAAAAGTGGGCCGTCCTGCTTTATTTTCCAGAATCCACTCTTTGGCAAACTGCCCGCTCTGTATTTCACTCAAAACCGCTTTCATATTTTCTTTAACTTCGGGAGAGATAACCCTCGGCCCCCTGGTTAAGTCACCGTACTGAGCTGTGTTGCTGATGGAATAGCGCATATTGGAAATGCCCCCTTCATACAAGAGATCAACTATGAGTTTTACCTCGTGCAGACACTCAAAATATGCCATTTCAGGTGCATAACCGGCTTCAACAAGTGTCTCAAACCCGTATTGGATAAGCTGACTCATACCGCCGCAGAGGACACTTTGTTCCCCAAAAAGGTCGGTTTCCGTTTCTTCCCTGAAGCTGGTTTCCATAACCCCGGCACGGGCTCCGCCGATTGCCGCTGCATATGACAAGGCAATTTCTTTTGAGTCACCGCTGTAGTCGTGCTCAATTGCAATGAGGCAGGGTACTCCGCCCCCTTTTTCATATTCCGCTCTCACCAGATGCCCCGGTCCTTTGGGGGCAATCATAATAACGTTAATGTTTTCAGGCGGTTTTATCTGGCTGAAATGAATGTTAAATCCGTGTGCAAAGGCCAGATAAGCTCCGTCTTTTAAATTCCCGGCAATGTATTGTTTGTAAATGTCCCCCTGATCTTCATCAGGGGTAAGCATCATTATAACATCCGCCCATTTGGCTGCTTCAGATATCTCCATTACTTTTAATCCGGCAGCTTCCGCTTTTTTCCATGATTTGCTTCCGCTTCTTAGAGCTACAGCAACATCCGCTCCACTGTCTTTAAGGTTATTGGAATGACCGTATCCCTGGCTG is from Flexistipes sinusarabici DSM 4947 and encodes:
- a CDS encoding 2-isopropylmalate synthase, whose product is MKMSEKLVIFDTTLRDGEQAPGFSMNVDEKVRLALQMEKLGVDVIEAGFPISSVGDFEAVKKVAESVKEIGVAGLCRANKKDIEDGWEALQSAPRARIHTFIATSDIHMKHKLKKDKEEVLTIAEDSVKFARNLCEDVEFSAEDATRTDLDFLCRVVETVINAGAKTVNIPDTVGYTAPIEFEQIISTIMNKVPNVDKANISVHCHNDLGLAVANSLAAIKAGARQVECTINGIGERAGNASLEEVVMSLYVRKDLFDYVNCTVNTSELYRASRLLTSITGVEVQPNKAIVGKNAFAHEAGIHQDGVLKERTTYEIMTPESVGFPSNKLVLGKHSGRHAFVQRLQDLGFELQSYDLEKAFAKFKELADKKKEVYDEDLETIIENQISEAKEFYSLEYLNIVSGNTSIPTSTVQIVDEKGNITTDASTGDGPVDASFKAIERITGIPGRLKKYRINAVTAGKDAQGEVVVSVDFEKSGNEITGRGYSTDVVEASAKAYLNALNRYLLRKNSKIKKTSEGI
- the pssA gene encoding CDP-diacylglycerol--serine O-phosphatidyltransferase → MKKEHVIPNFITIMAMFSGFYSIIATERGNFEFAAYAILVAFFFDGIDGKIARLMNATSDFGIQLDSLSDLVSFGIAPALLLYKWLLMPYGRLGWMAAFLFIACGALRLARFNVQTKKISSKFFVGLPIPAAAGLIASTLLFINQLIGNAANFSISIGFVFLIYVLAFLMVSNFPYFSFKKFDYHGIKTFNLMVIFVLLIFIIGLYPEMFLFLFFILYVLSGLLLSLLKLGKMGKTLEERRI
- a CDS encoding phosphatidylserine decarboxylase — encoded protein: MIAKEGYPFILTAAAAVLILAIIPEGFLIFLLIVLLVFFIIFFRDPERRIPPFDDIALSGADGKIVDISREEFDGEIFTKISVFMNIFNVHVNRMPLSGKVTDITHKSGKFIPADKKESSFENEQNIITVETKYGKAVFKQVAGLVARRTVCYAEKAMDVPMGDRLGIIKFSSRFDHYLPAGFQPAVAEGEKVKAGETIIARYNG
- a CDS encoding IS5 family transposase encodes the protein MYYLLKTKGVVMEKYIEPTVLDSMLDFKANDSTYLDKINSLIDWKKVKSILDKKYRWTKNTSGSRAYSPLLLFKILLVQSWEKLSDPQAEFALKDRLSVIRFVGVSVSGEVPDHSTISRFRSRLLELEIFDELFSEINRQLSELNLIVKSRKEAIIDATLVESSCRPRKVVNDIAEDRHEGDDDNDSSCGGSGGNNESNISYSKDTDASWLKKGNRAYYGYKQFFCVNSDGYILGEMVKSARESEVRNLAPLLQKLNLPKGTAIYADKGYSSESNRKDISGTYADMIMYKAARNKPLTGFQKFHNKAVSKVRYVVEQAIGLIKLHFGYTRSRFIGIDKVRLELSIHCMAYNLRKGALRMI
- the ilvC gene encoding ketol-acid reductoisomerase, whose amino-acid sequence is MRVYYEKDASIELIKKKKVAVVGYGSQGYGHSNNLKDSGADVAVALRSGSKSWKKAEAAGLKVMEISEAAKWADVIMMLTPDEDQGDIYKQYIAGNLKDGAYLAFAHGFNIHFSQIKPPENINVIMIAPKGPGHLVRAEYEKGGGVPCLIAIEHDYSGDSKEIALSYAAAIGGARAGVMETSFREETETDLFGEQSVLCGGMSQLIQYGFETLVEAGYAPEMAYFECLHEVKLIVDLLYEGGISNMRYSISNTAQYGDLTRGPRVISPEVKENMKAVLSEIQSGQFAKEWILENKAGRPTFDALTKRGNEHQVEVVGKKLREMMSWLGKSKIVDKEKN